The DNA sequence TAAATTTCAGATAAGGCTGTCTTCAAGCCTGAAGCTCTTGATGGAGCTCCACGCCCCTCTCATTTCCACCGTCCGATCACCTCCCTTTCTTCTCCACCGTCGATTTCCTCACCGCTTCGCAATCTCCCTCTGCTCAACTCCGCGAGTCACCCTCGCCGACTCGCTCCAGAAAGAGACCTTACAAACCCTAGAATGGCCTTCAATTTGTCGCCAGCTCGCCGCCTTCACTTCAACTCCTATGGGCCTACACGCCGCTCGGAACGCGAATATTCCGATCGGCCGGAGCTCCGGCGAGAGCCGGAAGTTGCTTGATCAGACGGCTGCGGCGTTGGCGATTCCGGTGCCGTTGGATTTTTCGGGAATTGAGGACGTGACGGGGATTGTTGATGTTTCTGTGTCCGGGGAGTTGCTTTCGATTCGAGAGATTTGTACGGTGAGGAGGACTTTGAAGGCGGCCAGAGAGTTGTTTGAACAATTGCAGAACATTTCGTCGAATCATGAAAGGTATAGAATTTTTCTGATGTTCTATAAAATGATTCTCGATATCACATATTGTTCATATTGGATTGATTAATGTTGTCGATCAATTAGGAGGCTATAATTGGTAGAGGTTTTGCTGTTCAAGTAAATATGCATTGGGTAATGCTTGTTTGCTTGTATTTGATTGTTTATTACTATGATTTATATTTGAGTTTAGATTTTGGATCAtcgaatatttaataaattatgattatgATTACCTTTTGAAGCATTTACAAATTTCTGATTTCTTGGACATTTGTTTATGATATTTCACGAAATTTGGTTATGTTCTATTCTAGCATGAGGGTTTAGTACTAAATGAGTAAAGTGTCATTTATTAAGTAGCTTGTGGATGGTTATGCTTGCTATAGCAAGATAATGGATATAAACATACTGAAACAAATCTGACTACATTAATTGAAAGTTTAGAAGGTAGACCAGTCAATggtgtcgtgtactttcgtgttatGTATTTTTGTGTTTCGTGTACTTGAAGGTGAAACCCATACCCAACCATTTGGGATTCGTTTACCTAATCTCAAACCCATATCCGTTTCGAAACGTGTCATgtacatttaatataaatataataataaaatttaattaaaatatattttaaaattacatattttatgaaatatatattaaatctttatatttgtatacaactgtgtacaaatttgtacatgtatatctattatatatatatatatatatatatatatatatatttgcatgaaaatatacatatttatttaaaaatatatttatatcgtgtactttcgtgttcgtgtaccaAAATTTTGAAACCCAAACAGCTgacttttcgtgtcgtgtaccaaaTTGCCGGGTCTATTAGAAGGCCTGAGCACGCCCTTATATGTGGATGGACATAATCACTGTGGTTACTCCATTCATAAGTCGTGGATATTCCCTtctgttgaattttttttttaaatttagtgaAGGCCCTAAGGTGTTCAATTAGGTTGAAGTATCATATTCCATTCTCGTACTCTAGAGGAGCTTAATGTGGTTCATAACCCAAGAATTGAGGCAACTCTAAAAATGATTTAACAAAAGGCTCACTCATAAATTATAAAGCTTGATGTAAGTAGGAACTGTTTGAAGTGTTTTGCATTATGAGATGCACCTCTAAGCAGGTCTTCAAATTTGCTTTGCAGTTTACACGAAATGGTGAAGCTTATGTCATTGAATTGATGGATTCTCATGTTCTCagcaatgaaaaataaattgttaTTGACGGATTCTTTTATGTTGGAGTGAAGTGCTAGTGTTTTCTTAAAATCGAATAACTGAACTCTGAAGCTGCTGCTTTAAAGAGCCATTTATTATACAAAAGAGAAGTCTCACTGCATCGCGTTTCTGTATTACTCGAACAGGTACACCCCTGTGCTTGAAATACTCCAAAAGTGCGACTTCCTCATGGAATTGGAGCAAAAGATAAATTTCTGCATAGACTGTAAGTTCTCGGTCATTCTAGATAGAGCAAGTGAAGAACTAGAGATCATTAGATCAGAAAGAAAGGGTAATATGGAAAATCTAGAATCTCTGCTGAAGCAAGTATCATCTCAAATTTTTCAGGCTGGAGGTATAGACAGGCCACTGGTAACGACACGCCGTTCCAGAATGTGTGTGGGCGTCAGGGCTTCCCACAGAAATTTGCTGCCGGGTGGTGTACTTCTCAACGTAAGCAGCTCTGGAGCTACATACTTTATGGAACCGAAAGAGGCAGTTGAGTTGAACAACATGGAAGTCAGGCTTTCAAATCATGAAAAGGCTGAGGAAAAAGCTATTTTCAGTATGCTGACATCACAAATTGCAGAATCAAAGACAGAGATCAAGTATTTGTTGGATAGAATTTTGGAAATCGATTTTGCTGTGGCAAGAGCTTCTCATGCTCGGTGGTTAAGTGCAGTCCGTCCAAATTTAGTATCAAAGCCTTCGAAATGTATTGAATCTGGTGGAGTTGACTACCTTTCAGTGAACATTGAAGGTATTCAacaccctttgcttcttgagGCCTCTTTTAGAgcttcatcagattttgtagaaTCCAATTCTTCACATTCTAGGAATGGGACAATGAACTCTGAACTACTTCCTGGTCCTTATGATTTTCCTGTGCCTATTGACATCAAGATTAAATGTGGTACAAGAGTGATTGTAATTTCAGGGCCAAACACTGGTGGCAAAACTGCATCATTAAAAACTTTAGGCCTGGCATCTATTATGATGAAAGCTGGCATGTATTTACCTgctaaaaaaaatccatcactCCTGTGGTTTGATCTTATTCTTGCTGATATCGGAGATCACCAGGTAGTACATTATTCCCACACTTCACTATtctcatatatatgtgtgtgtgtgtgtgtgtgtgtgtgttttcccTTCCCTTTTTACTCTTTGTTTAATATTGTGGTACAAACTTTAAAGCTGGTTATAATGTACTATCCTATCTAGTCTCTGGAACAAAGTCTATCAACATTTAGCGGTCACCTTTCATGGCTTTGGAAGATTTTGGAAGTGGTTTCTGAAGATTCACTGATTCTTATTGATGAAATCGGGAGCGGGACAGATCCTTCAGAAGGTGTTGCTCTTTCTACCAGTATACTGCAATATCTGAAGGACAGAGTCAGTTTAGCCGTAGTGACAACACACTATGCCGATCTGTCACTTATGAAGGAGACTGATTCACGGTTCGAGAATGCAGCAATGGAGTTTTCGTTGGAGACTCTACAACCAACATATCGTGTAATTTGGGGAAGCACAGGTGAATCTAATGCTCTGCGCATTGCTGAATCAATCGGCTTTGATGCAGAGATAATTAGCTGTGCACATGCATGGGTACAGAGGTTGATGCCAGATAAGATGCAGAAGCGGAAAGGGTTGCTTTATCAGTCACTAATGGAAGAGAGAAGCAGATTGGAAGCTCAGGCAGGAAGGGCTGCATCTCTTTATAGAGACGTCATGCATCTATACAATGAGGTATGTTCATAAAGGTGATTACAACATGTCCTGAACAAATATTCATGCTTACTATCTAGCATATCGTTTAAATATATGTGCAGCTAACCGCCTCTTGGTCCAATGTATGTCCCTTGCTCCCTTTACAGTATCGAGGGTTTGAACCTTGTCAAAATTAGGCGGGTGCGGATGCGTGTGTGTTTTTAATGATCAATATTTTTTTCCGCTGTAGGGGTTACATATGCACCAAGCCACCAACATAATGCAAGCCTTTTTCTTAGTCCTTTGATTGGGGTTTAAGTATCTAACTATCTGTATCCTACTTTTGGCTGAGAAGGTGGAATGTCACTGCATGATCCTTGAATGAGAGGCTCTTGGTTTTATATTTCTATGAATCATAAATACTTGAATTTGTTCATCAATGCAACATTGGAGGCTTGCTAGGTTTCTCCTGGCTATATTTATAGTAACTGAGGACTGCTTGTACTTGTCCtgttacttttttaactaatcGTTATTTTTTATTGCTATGAAGATTCAAGAGGAGGCAGTAGATCTTGCTCAACGCGAGGAACTTATTAAGGCTACTGAGACCCAACTGATCCGGATAGAGATTAGATCTGGAATTTCCCAAATAGAAGATATagtaaatgaatttgaaaaacAGCTCAGGAATGCTCGTACTGATGAGTTTAACTCACTGCTTAAACAATCAGAATCTGCAGTTGCATCTGTTGTTGAAGCTTACCGCAGGACTAAAGTTTTCCCTATTGGAGGAACACCTGCCAGTTCATATATGCCACAGATAGGAGAGAAAGTTAATGTGAAGGGATTGGGATATAAGTTTGCCACCGTAGTTGAAgtagatgaagatgatggaacaGTCCTGGTTCAATGTGGTAAGATGAAGGTCCGTGTGGATATTAGCAGTATATGCCTACCCCCTCCAAGTGTTAAAGATGCTACAAGAAATTCTGCACCGCACATGAAAAAGACGGTATGTCAAAATGGGGCTATAAATTCTTATATGTTTCTTGCCATTTTCTGTTGCATTGATATTGATCTTTAGTGTATGAACTGAAAATAACAGCCTGACCAACATATATACATTGAACTTTGAAAGTTTTGACGAGTGTTCCTTTCTATATGTAAATACATACTTATTTGTTAAGATTGACTGATGTCAGTGATGATTACGATAATTATTTGATGTCAGTGATTGGCTGAGTGTTCCTTTCTATATATCAGTGATGTCAGCGATTGGCTGAtgtaaattaaaatagaaaaactgattattaataattttttataaataagtaaAATGAACATTAAATAGATGAAGaattaattttataagaaaGAGTTGGCTAGGGTACAGGATAAAAGAAATGATGCAGGGCATCGAACTTGTGTCAATTGCCAGCATGCCAAGTGATTATTCCACGAAATAAAGCAAACACAAATTAATGAACAATAAACTGGTCTTGTAATACTACCCAATCAAGCCCTGGTTGGCTCATGGTTGCCagtcattaaattttattatctatattattatgatatacggaatatcattttaaattataagtagTTGTTTCAATTTGGACAAGAGCAATCTGAGATCACGATATCTCAGATTAAAATGTATTCATAAGTTTGTCTATCCTTATTTCAAACATATATTAGCAAGCATGCAATTGAGATGGAACCAAATATTGGATAAGCTGATGACAATTATTTTATCTCGACACTGCAGGGTCAGCGAAGCAGAAGCTCAAGAAATTTTCCAAAGGACAATAGTGATGAGGTAGTTTCTTATGGACCAGTGATACAGACATCTAAAAATACTGTTGACTTGCGGGGAATGCGGGTGGATGAAGCATCTCGCCAACTTAAGTTGGCAATTGGTGCAACAGGGTCTAATTCAATTCTCTTTATCATACATGGTATGGGCACTGGGGTTATCAAGGAGTGCACACTTGAAATATTGGGAAAACATCCCCGCGTTGAAAAGTTTGAACAGGAGAGTCCGATGAATTATGGTTGTACTGTTGCTCACATAAAATGACTGTTTAATATATTGTATGATAGTATACAAACTTTGTATTTAAACATGTACAAAGTTTTGTTTTGTCTCATTTATCCAGCTGATAGTTGAGTACCAAGACTATGATGGCTGTAGTGCTAAATTAATAGCAAATTCACTGTTGAATCTGGGCATTCCTCTAGTGTGGAGGCCAAATGTAAAATTTGGGAAATTGTTTAGGTTTTACTGTCACGGAGATTGGACTGACTATATTTCAGTTAGGATGTGGCAATTATATGACTGTCACATAAGATGAAACTTGTACACTTTTAAGGTACcacaattgttttttttttttttcccgttatgataatttaaatttgactGCATTTAACTTATGTCAGGAATGATGTGGGTTAAGCTCGTATTATTCTTTAATATTCGAATTCTTGAGTACTGTGATTTTGTTTGAACTACAGGAATCAGGTCAATCTGTAGCGGAAGATATCTTTTGCATCTTCTGGATGCTTAAACAACACTTCTCACCAATGATGACCAGTGGACTTTGTCACAGGTGTGAATGTTGATGAAGAATGGGATACTGATTACAAGAAATGACAGAAGTAGCTGGCTAAGAGGTTTGTATCTCAAATTAAGAATCAATTTTGCCATAAGTCCAAAAGAAAGGTCTGCTGTAAATCTTTGTATCATATGAGACTTGTGTTGCTATGAATAAAGATCTTCTGCACATTGACAAGCTAATTAGTGACCCAAAACTAAACTAATAGTGTGTACAAGTTAAACTGGTCAGGAAGATGGAGAGATTGGCATATCTAATTACTTTGTGGCGCTATAGCTGGAATCCCTATATGTATATTGTCATTTTCATATCTCCGATTATGGTTTATGGGAAGGTAGTGCATTTGTTCTTATTCTGTGAGAAGCATCCTTGAT is a window from the Daucus carota subsp. sativus chromosome 8, DH1 v3.0, whole genome shotgun sequence genome containing:
- the LOC108199653 gene encoding uncharacterized protein LOC108199653 isoform X1, with translation MELHAPLISTVRSPPFLLHRRFPHRFAISLCSTPRVTLADSLQKETLQTLEWPSICRQLAAFTSTPMGLHAARNANIPIGRSSGESRKLLDQTAAALAIPVPLDFSGIEDVTGIVDVSVSGELLSIREICTVRRTLKAARELFEQLQNISSNHERYTPVLEILQKCDFLMELEQKINFCIDCKFSVILDRASEELEIIRSERKGNMENLESLLKQVSSQIFQAGGIDRPLVTTRRSRMCVGVRASHRNLLPGGVLLNVSSSGATYFMEPKEAVELNNMEVRLSNHEKAEEKAIFSMLTSQIAESKTEIKYLLDRILEIDFAVARASHARWLSAVRPNLVSKPSKCIESGGVDYLSVNIEGIQHPLLLEASFRASSDFVESNSSHSRNGTMNSELLPGPYDFPVPIDIKIKCGTRVIVISGPNTGGKTASLKTLGLASIMMKAGMYLPAKKNPSLLWFDLILADIGDHQSLEQSLSTFSGHLSWLWKILEVVSEDSLILIDEIGSGTDPSEGVALSTSILQYLKDRVSLAVVTTHYADLSLMKETDSRFENAAMEFSLETLQPTYRVIWGSTGESNALRIAESIGFDAEIISCAHAWVQRLMPDKMQKRKGLLYQSLMEERSRLEAQAGRAASLYRDVMHLYNEIQEEAVDLAQREELIKATETQLIRIEIRSGISQIEDIVNEFEKQLRNARTDEFNSLLKQSESAVASVVEAYRRTKVFPIGGTPASSYMPQIGEKVNVKGLGYKFATVVEVDEDDGTVLVQCGKMKVRVDISSICLPPPSVKDATRNSAPHMKKTGQRSRSSRNFPKDNSDEVVSYGPVIQTSKNTVDLRGMRVDEASRQLKLAIGATGSNSILFIIHGMGTGVIKECTLEILGKHPRVEKFEQESPMNYGCTVAHIK
- the LOC108199653 gene encoding uncharacterized protein LOC108199653 isoform X2, with protein sequence MELEQKINFCIDCKFSVILDRASEELEIIRSERKGNMENLESLLKQVSSQIFQAGGIDRPLVTTRRSRMCVGVRASHRNLLPGGVLLNVSSSGATYFMEPKEAVELNNMEVRLSNHEKAEEKAIFSMLTSQIAESKTEIKYLLDRILEIDFAVARASHARWLSAVRPNLVSKPSKCIESGGVDYLSVNIEGIQHPLLLEASFRASSDFVESNSSHSRNGTMNSELLPGPYDFPVPIDIKIKCGTRVIVISGPNTGGKTASLKTLGLASIMMKAGMYLPAKKNPSLLWFDLILADIGDHQSLEQSLSTFSGHLSWLWKILEVVSEDSLILIDEIGSGTDPSEGVALSTSILQYLKDRVSLAVVTTHYADLSLMKETDSRFENAAMEFSLETLQPTYRVIWGSTGESNALRIAESIGFDAEIISCAHAWVQRLMPDKMQKRKGLLYQSLMEERSRLEAQAGRAASLYRDVMHLYNEIQEEAVDLAQREELIKATETQLIRIEIRSGISQIEDIVNEFEKQLRNARTDEFNSLLKQSESAVASVVEAYRRTKVFPIGGTPASSYMPQIGEKVNVKGLGYKFATVVEVDEDDGTVLVQCGKMKVRVDISSICLPPPSVKDATRNSAPHMKKTGQRSRSSRNFPKDNSDEVVSYGPVIQTSKNTVDLRGMRVDEASRQLKLAIGATGSNSILFIIHGMGTGVIKECTLEILGKHPRVEKFEQESPMNYGCTVAHIK